A part of Agromyces protaetiae genomic DNA contains:
- a CDS encoding CoA transferase has translation MDGTDATAAAFDPRRVLARAWRELGRDESELALVGALPEPPLPARLDVAGLAADSVAAASFAAAIAAGGERVPALRLSGARIATAFGSERVFAIDGVRPAAWAPLSGFWQTSDGWVRTHANYPHHAAALRRVLGLSADAEGAALASALESRTAADVSADVTAAGGLCVVVSREDPADTAARAAAPLIELVDSETSDRRPLGASRPVGRPLDGIRVLDLTRVIAGPVATRTLGLFGAEVLRIDPPEPAEIGWQHLDSGAGKRSALLDLRSRSDRRRFDDLLAAADVLVLGYRPASLERLGLDPRTLAARHPSLVIAQLSAWGFGPGEAERAGFDSLVQAESGIAWIESPDGERPGALPVQALDHATGYLLAAAVTTVLDGRGATDARGVRMSLRRTAAELLGGPRTPDRSPAGELGDDDRVAEAQHLVGSAGDVVVPRPAAGYVGSDDEWMTPPHAWGSDTADWA, from the coding sequence ATGGACGGCACGGATGCCACGGCCGCGGCTTTCGACCCACGACGTGTCCTGGCGCGCGCGTGGCGAGAGCTCGGCCGTGACGAGAGCGAACTCGCGCTCGTCGGGGCGCTGCCCGAGCCGCCGCTGCCCGCGCGACTCGACGTCGCCGGGCTCGCTGCCGACTCGGTCGCGGCGGCGAGCTTTGCGGCGGCGATCGCGGCCGGCGGCGAGCGCGTCCCGGCTCTTCGGCTGAGCGGTGCTCGCATCGCAACGGCGTTCGGGAGCGAACGCGTCTTCGCGATCGACGGCGTGCGCCCCGCTGCCTGGGCGCCCCTGTCGGGCTTCTGGCAGACCTCCGACGGCTGGGTCCGCACCCACGCGAACTATCCGCATCATGCTGCCGCGCTCCGTCGGGTGCTCGGCCTCTCTGCCGACGCCGAAGGTGCAGCACTCGCGTCGGCGCTCGAGTCGCGAACTGCGGCGGATGTCTCGGCCGACGTCACCGCGGCCGGCGGACTCTGCGTGGTGGTGAGCCGAGAAGATCCCGCAGACACCGCCGCTCGCGCGGCTGCGCCGCTCATCGAACTCGTCGACTCCGAGACATCCGATCGCCGGCCGCTCGGGGCGTCCCGCCCGGTGGGGCGCCCGCTCGACGGCATCCGCGTGCTCGATCTCACCCGCGTGATCGCGGGGCCCGTCGCAACCCGAACGCTGGGGCTCTTCGGCGCCGAGGTGCTTCGGATCGACCCGCCCGAACCCGCCGAGATCGGATGGCAGCACCTTGATAGCGGCGCAGGCAAGCGCTCCGCGCTTCTCGACCTGCGGTCACGGTCGGATCGCCGCCGCTTCGACGACCTGCTCGCGGCGGCGGACGTGCTCGTGCTCGGATATCGGCCGGCGTCGCTCGAGCGGCTCGGACTCGATCCGCGCACGCTCGCTGCGAGACATCCGTCCCTCGTCATCGCGCAGTTGAGCGCGTGGGGGTTCGGCCCAGGCGAGGCGGAACGTGCCGGATTCGACAGTCTCGTCCAGGCCGAGAGCGGCATCGCCTGGATCGAGTCGCCCGACGGCGAGCGTCCGGGCGCGCTGCCCGTGCAGGCGCTCGACCACGCGACCGGGTACCTGCTCGCCGCCGCGGTGACGACGGTGCTCGACGGACGGGGCGCGACAGACGCTCGCGGCGTCCGCATGTCGCTTCGGCGCACCGCGGCCGAACTCCTTGGGGGCCCGCGAACGCCCGATCGTTCGCCCGCCGGCGAGCTCGGCGATGACGATCGCGTCGCCGAGGCGCAGCATCTCGTCGGATCCGCCGGCGATGTCGTCGTGCCGCGTCCGGCAGCGGGCTATGTCGGGAGCGACGATGAATGGATGACTCCGCCGCATGCCTGGGGAAGCGACACCGCCGACTGGGCGTGA
- the tyrS gene encoding tyrosine--tRNA ligase, with product MSDPVILATQQNDASFEDVWEELVWRGLVHVSTDQTALKELLAGEPITYYCGFDPTAPSLHLGNLVQLLVLRRLQLAGHKPLGLVGGSTGLIGDPRPTAERTLNTKETVAEWVGYLQAQVSRFLSAEGENAVRLVNNLDWTAGLSAIDFLREIGKHYRVGTMLKKDAVASRLNSDAGISYTEFSYQILQGFDFLELYRLYGCVLQTGGSDQWGNLTSGTDLIHRVEGVSAHAIGTPLITNSDGTKFGKSEGNAIWLDPEMCSPYRFYQFWLNTDDADVIDRLKVFTFLSRARIEELAALVEAEPFKREAQRVLASEVTTLVHGADATASVIAASQALFGQGDLASLDRATLASAFEELPNTTAAADAPVAQLLVDTGLVASLSEGRRAIKQGGVSIDNRRVDDESATLADFAGSGALAVLRRGKKTLAGVFVS from the coding sequence GTGTCAGACCCCGTGATCCTCGCGACCCAGCAGAACGACGCCTCCTTCGAAGACGTCTGGGAGGAGCTCGTCTGGCGCGGCCTCGTCCACGTCTCGACCGACCAGACTGCGCTCAAAGAGCTCCTCGCGGGCGAGCCGATCACGTACTACTGCGGGTTCGACCCGACCGCGCCGAGCCTGCACCTCGGCAACCTCGTGCAGCTCCTCGTGCTGCGCCGGCTCCAGCTCGCGGGCCACAAGCCGCTCGGCCTCGTCGGCGGATCGACCGGACTCATCGGCGACCCCCGCCCGACGGCCGAGCGCACGCTCAACACGAAAGAGACCGTTGCCGAGTGGGTCGGGTACCTGCAGGCCCAGGTGTCCCGCTTCCTGTCGGCCGAGGGCGAGAACGCCGTGCGCCTCGTCAACAATCTCGACTGGACGGCCGGACTCAGCGCGATCGACTTCCTGCGCGAGATCGGCAAGCACTACCGCGTCGGCACGATGCTGAAGAAGGACGCGGTCGCCTCGCGCCTGAACTCCGACGCGGGCATCTCGTACACCGAGTTCAGCTACCAGATCCTCCAGGGCTTCGACTTCCTCGAGCTCTACCGACTGTACGGCTGCGTCCTGCAGACGGGCGGCAGCGACCAGTGGGGCAACCTCACGAGCGGCACCGACCTCATCCATCGCGTCGAGGGCGTCTCGGCGCACGCGATCGGCACGCCGCTCATCACGAACTCCGACGGCACGAAGTTCGGCAAGAGCGAGGGCAACGCGATCTGGCTCGACCCCGAGATGTGCAGCCCGTACCGCTTCTACCAGTTCTGGCTCAACACCGACGACGCCGACGTGATCGACCGGCTCAAGGTCTTCACGTTCCTCAGCCGCGCGCGCATCGAAGAGCTCGCCGCACTCGTCGAGGCGGAGCCGTTCAAGCGCGAGGCCCAGCGCGTGCTCGCGTCAGAGGTCACGACCCTCGTCCATGGGGCGGATGCCACGGCGTCGGTCATCGCGGCCTCGCAGGCCCTCTTCGGGCAGGGCGACCTCGCGTCGCTCGATCGCGCGACGCTCGCGTCGGCGTTCGAAGAGCTCCCCAACACGACGGCCGCGGCCGACGCGCCCGTCGCGCAGCTCCTTGTCGACACCGGTCTCGTCGCGAGCCTCAGCGAGGGCCGTCGCGCGATCAAGCAGGGCGGCGTCTCGATCGACAACCGTCGCGTCGACGACGAGTCGGCGACGCTCGCCGACTTCGCCGGGTCGGGCGCCCTCGCCGTGCTCCGCCGCGGCAAGAAGACCCTCGCGGGCGTCTTCGTCTCCTGA